The stretch of DNA TCGATATGCGTATGATACATGGCGCGGCCGTGCACTGCTCATACATACACCTATCGTCCTCGACATTTGCTGTGTGCTGCCTGCTGATAATGGATACTAGCAAGTCGCAGCTAATCATTCAGACGCTCTCTCTGTGGTTCACCAGCGAGGAGGAGGCACGGGCGTCGCTGCTGTACAGCTACAAGCACACTCTAAATGGCTTCGCGGCTCTTCTCTCCGAGGAAGAAGCCACAAAGCTTTCAGGTAATACATGTGCACTCACAGTGACACTAGGGATTTTCTCAAGATAACACTGTGATTTATCCACCACTGTTGCCTATATGTCTTTGTGCGTGCGTTTGGCTGATGCATGTGGCGCGTTCTGCAGAGAGGACCGAGGTAGTGTCTACCTTTCGGAGCGACGGGAGGTGGTCCCCGCACACCACGAGGTCTTGGGAGTTTGTGGGCTTGGAGGAAGGGCTCAGCCAGGGCTGGCTGCCGTCCGGCGCTCACGCCGGCGAGAATGTCATCGTAGGCATGCTGGACTCCGGTGAGAAGGCTCTCTACCGACTTGCGTGCTTCCGGCCAATCAACTAAAGCCTTCACGTGTCGACGTTTCGTTTGACAAGAAGCGGCTATTTGAAACTGCAGGGATCTGGCCGGAGTCGAGGAGCTTCAGCGACGAGGGGCTAGGGCCAGTGCCCGCGCGGTGGAAGGGGGTGTGTCAAGAAGGAGATTCCTTCAATTCCTCCTCCTGCAATAGGTAATTAAGCCGGCTGCTTGTGGGTTTATTCGGGTATAATCAGCTCTTATTAGTAGTTAATACTGGATAATACGCATTCATATGTACTTGTGCGCACCGCATCATGCATTCGTACGTGGCCCTGCTTTTCCGTGGGATTCCATGGACGCCTTGCTGGAACATCGGTTAGTCGGTCTATTCAGGCTAGTATTTTTTGTGTGTTTCTTTTTGCTGAAAATAGGGGTCATATCCCATGGCGTCTTGCCATCTTCCATCGTGTGACCATATCGATCGACCACTTCGTCAAACTAAAAATCATAGCAATGTCGAACTAAGACTGCTTACAAAACAAAAGGCTGGCATGCAGTGCATCAACCTATGATTGAGATGACAAGACAGTGACGACTGACGACCAAAGGagaaccaccaccaccacacacaGACACATAGCCGGTCTACGATGTCGATGTATCCGAACTAGAATATCCGGCGTGGGTGCCTGCACGCTTCAGCCGGGACCAGACTGTGCACGTCCGAACGAAAACCCGAGATGGCGGGCCAGCTCGGGAGCAAGACTGAAGACTCCAGCTTGGCGCCTTCTCGACTCACTGCAGTGCACAGCTTGTTTTATAATCTCTGCCTGCATGGCTTAGCTGACGTACAAACAGTCCGCCGTAGAGTAGTTTTCCCTCTAATGCAACTGCGGCGGCAGATTGGGTAGAACCCCGTGACGCCTTCCTCCCAGTCCGTGTAACACGAGATCCCTGTCAGCCTGACAGTGTCAGATTTTCTTTCCGAGAAAACCAGTACAACAAacattaaaaaaaataaaaattacattcaAATTACAGATCACCTCGATAATTACAAGCACTGAAGTAAGTCGAAGGCGCGGCGCCGTCATCGTCTCTCCATCATTGGAGTCGGGTACAACTTGTTGTAGTAGGCAGTCGGAAAGTCGTCATGTTAAGGTCTCATAAGACAGACGAGCGCAGCAGAATAGCAACCACCGCTGATGAAGAATAACGTAAATCGGAAGGATCCAACCTAAAGACACACGAAAGTAGACGAACAACTATGAGATCCGAGCAAATTCACCAAAAATAGATTTGTTGGAGACACGCCACCACACGCCCACCAACAATGCTAGACGCATCGCCGGAACGGGACTAAGCAgggagacctttattccatcttcagagaGCCGCCGCCATCTCGCCATCTTAAACAAGACACAAATCCTAACAAAACGGAAAGGAACGACTAAAATCAGAGCCCTCCCGTCGGCCCTTGCCAGTATCCACTGCATCCCCTGGCCTAGGGCCATGAGAGACGAGGCAAAGCTGTGGCGGCGCCTGCGAGAGGCAGGAACCCTAGCTTTTTttttggaggaggaggaggagcggcaGCGTAACAAACATGCGATATGAAGAAATCACACGGTAGTTACTCCGCTGTGAACTCTTAACAGTGTCAGATGTTACTCCCTCGTGACTCGAGAGTTGCAGAAAAATCGTCGTGATATCATGCAAACTTGTTTAATCAGATTTTGTTAGCATAGGCCAAATCAGATGATCGTTAATCGGATTGTTAACCTCGATTTTCTGTCACTGTGCTCGTCCATACATATTTTTCCTGAGTTTAATGTCCATAAGTACGTACACTTTCTTTACCTAATCGTACGTACGTACACAGGAAGGTAATCGGCGCGCGGTACTACCTCAAGGCGTACGAGGCCCACAACGGCAGGCTGAACACCACCTACGCGTACCGCTCGCCGCGCGACCACGACGGCCACGGCACCCACACCGCGTCCACCGTCGCGGGCCGCACCGTGCCGGGCGTGGCGGCGCTCGGCGGGTTCGCGGCCGGCACGGCCTCGGGCGGGGCGCCGCTCGCCCGCCTCGCCATCTACAAGGTCTGCTGGCCCATCCCGGGGCCCAACCCCAACATCGAGAACACCTGCTTCGACGCCGACATGCTCGCGGCAATGGACGACGCGGTCGGCGATGGCGTCGACGTGATGAGCGTGTCGATCGGGTCCAACGGGAAGCCGCCCCGGCTACCGGACGACGGCGTCGCCATGGGCGCGCTGCACGCCGCCAGGCGCGGCGTGGTCGTCGTGTGCAGCGGTGGGAACTCTGGCCCCGCGCCGGCCACCGTGTCGAACCTTGCGCCGTGGATACTCACGGTCGGCGCCAGCAGCATCGACCGCTCTTTCAACTCCCCGATCAGGCTTGGCAATGGCATGGTGATCATGGTAAGCGCCTAAGAAGTTTCATGTCACGCAACGTACGTTATTCTTGTTTTTTTTTTCTAAATAAAATGGACTGACGCGTGATTGACCGTACTTTCGTACCAGGGACAAACGGTAACACCATATCAGCTGCCGGCGAACAGGACGTATCCAATGGTTTATGCAGCACACGCCGTGGTTCCTGGCACTCCCGCCAACGTTACCAAGTAATTAACAAACCAACTGTACTGAATGAAATCTCTTTAAAAATGCTCCACTAGTACTAACAAAGTAACAATCACTCAAGAGTCACACATGCTAATCGAACAAGGTTCAAATTTCGTATTTGGACGCAGCCAatgcctgccgaattcgctctcGCCGAAGAAGGTGCGAGGCAAAATCGTGGTGTGCTTGAGGGGGAGCGGCCTGAGGGTGGGCAAAGGCCTGGAGGTGAAgcgggcgggcggcgcggcgatcGTGCTCGGCAACCCGCCGATGTACGGCAGCGAGGTGCCCGTCGACGCGCACGTGCTCCCCGGAACGGCAGTCTCCATGGCCGGCGTCAACACCATCCTCAAGTACATCAACTCCAGCGCGAACCCAACCGCTTACCTGGATCGCTCTAGGACAGTCGTGGACGTGAAGCCGTCGCCGGTTATGGCACAGTTCTCGTCGCGTGGACCCAACGCCCTCGAGCCCAGCATTCTCAAGGTACAAGCACAAACGGCATCCATTTGCATTTGCATCTTCTCAAGATGACTCTTGTCGATTATCTGTGCTAACTGCATCTGCATGCAATGTGTGCGTGCAGCCTGACGTGACGGCGCCGGGCCTGAACATCCTGGCGGCATGGAGCGAGGCGTCGTCGCCCACAAAGCTCGACGGCGACGATCGCGTGGTGAAGTACAACATCATCTCCGGGACATCAATGTCGTGCCCGCACGTCTCcgccaccgccgtcctcctcaaGTCTGCCCACCCCGACTGGAGCACCGCCGCATTCCGGTCAGCCATCATGACCACCGGTAATTTCCCTTCTCCGGCAACGCGATTTGCATGCATAGGCCCCaagttctttttctttttcttttgagaaTGCAACTTTTGCATGCATAGGCCCAACTTTTTTGAGAATGCAACTTGGGTGTCGTTTTACAGCAACAGCCTACAACGCGGAAGGCGGCCCAATAATGAACGCGGACGGAACGGTGGCGGGGCCCATGGACTACGGCTCGGGCCACATCAGGCCCAGGCACGCGCTGGACCCGGGCCTCGTGTACGACGCGTCCTTCCAGGACTACCTCCTCTACGCCTGCGCGAGCGAAGGCGCGCAGCTGGACCACTCGTTCCCGTGCCCGGCGAGCCCGCCGCGTCCGCACGAGCTCAACTACCCTTCCGTCGCCATCCACGGCCTCAACGGGTCCACCACCGTGCACCGGACGGTGACCAACGTCGGCGAGCACGGGGCGCGTTACAGCGTCGCCGTTGTCGAGCCCATGGGCTTCTCCGTGAAGGTCTCGCCGACGAGCCTCGCCTTCGCACGCACCGGGGAGAAGAAGAGCTTCACGATAAAGATCGCGGCCACGGGGAAAAGAAGTCGGCGTCTGAAGATGAAATATCTTGCAGGCTCGTACACGTGGAGCGACGGAGTCCACGCTGTGAGGAGCCCCGTCGTTGTTCTCGTCGCGTGATCGTTCATTCTTGCCATTGCTGGCCAGATTGAAGAATAGATGAACACGTACAAAACTATTGTGAAATCTATCAAAGTCACGAGCCAAAACTACTCCCTCGTTGTGCATGTGCTATACGCCAAAAGGATGGTGGGTTCGTGTCCCGTTATGGAGTCTCGGGATGCCAATGGCTGCGCGCATCGGCATCCTTATCCACACCGTGCGTGCACCACCGTCAGTCCTCACCGGCGCCCGTGGCCGGCAGACCAACCACACCCATTGTCCAAACTGCGCGGCGTTACAGGTGTATGACCGGCAGCGGTAGTTCACGCCGACACGACACAGTCCGTTCGCTTTCGTGCATGCTGCCACAGTAGAAAGCCGTCGACGCGGGACTCGTCGCTAGAGTCCAGGATCGCAGGATATACCACGAGCCCACGCATGTACGGTGCGCTGGTAGCTTGACTTTTTCCATTCCAACGCGCGCTGAAATTTCTGGGGTTGCTTGGATATTCTCTATCGACATAAAGTTCGCGAAAACGATGGCAAGAGTGACGCTCCACTTTGTATTCACTTGCACAAGATTTTTACCAAGTTTATATACCTACTAATATTGCACTAAGAGCAGTGACGGAGGCAGGAATGCATATAATCTGATGTTTGGGAGGGCCGGCTACAGGCAATAGTAAAAATATGTCACTGGTCATATGCATAATACAAAGGAAATTAGGATGTTGGGGAGGGCCCGGGTCCTGGCTGGCCACCCCCCGCCTCCGCCGCTGACTAAGAGCATCTCTAGTTGATCCCTTAAAAAGTAGAGGAGTAAACCATCGAGTAAAGCTTGGTAGACTATTTTTACTTTACTAAATTTTGGCCGGACCGAGCAGATCTCCTAAATTTAGTGGAGTAAActttttcaaatttatttcattCTCGGGCATTGAAATAaatttcattgccttttatttttaTTGAACGACTTCTTGATACACCGGAGTACATAACTCACCAATTCTTCGCAAAGAGGATCGATCCAAAAAAAACAAGAACCATAATTAGATATTTCAATAAAAATTCCAACTTCGATAACTGCTCCCACTATTCGAATTAATATTTTCTCTATGTCTTCATTTTGACCATTGTTGATTCTCTCAATTGGCTTCTCGAGCTTGTATCTTGTCTCTACTCTAGTAAGGAGTGAACCAACATCTGTCAATTTTGTTGCTATCAATAGATCGACGTACTCTTCTTCTCGAGCCGTAGGAACAAACACTCACCCATACTTTTCGCACTTGAAGAACACCCATCCGGGATGCTTCAGCGTGCTCAAAACTCGATGCAGCACTTGCCGCCAAAAGTGGTCACACTTGATGACAGGCAGAGGAGAGCTGACGAGCTAGGCTAGTGTCGAGCTCGGCTGACGGCCGGGCGTGGCTTCGTCGATGGTCCGTCAACTAGTGAGATCCAAGCGGTTAGAGGAAGAGGCGATACCTAGATGCGGTGTAGAGTCGTTGTCGAGGGTGCGCGGTTCAATACCCGGCCAATCCATGAGAAAGGCGACAACGACGGCGGCCGGATGCGTCAAATTCGACGACAGTCGTAGATCTGCCGATTTACGCCAATAACGGCGAGAGAGGCCCAAATCCGAGTGGATGAGGAATGTGGTGGTTCCCACGGAGGGTCGGCAATGACGGGGAGTGGCCGGCGGTCGCGGGAAGAATGGCTCTGGAGTATATGCGACACAAGGGTGGGGTGGGTGCGGCAGAAAAGGGGACAAGATTGTTTGCTCGAGCTGTGGAAGGCCGGCTAAAATAGGCGGCCGCCGAGTGGGGTAGTAAATTTTTTACTCTATTGTACGGTTTACTACATCTGCTAGGTCTTGGTTATAGGAGTAACCCTGAAATTTTACTCCTCTGTAGCATTTTAGGCGATCGGCTAGAGATACTCTAACGGGCATGGCCCTTAAGTGTGATTTCTGAAAGAAAAATAGAGCTGCGCCATAATTTGTTGTGGGGATTTCTCAGTTCTTAGTGTCTGAACCCATCAACAACAAGCTTACATAGATTTGCCAGCACTTGGAACTTTTGCTGAACTAGTTAAGCAAAACAAACCACACGTATGTCCCGCCGGGCAGGCCTAACGTGCAGTGGTTTTGCAGTTTTGGTAGGTCCGTACGCCAAAGCCAAGCAGCTTGACGCGATCCTTTTGGTTTTGTTTTTCGGCCTTGGATATTGACGTGTCTCTTTCCCTTACTTCCTGTTAGCTGGTTGATTGACACTTGATATACGTTAAGTTCGATCCAGCTGGGCGGGCGTGTGAAGTGCAGCAGAACAAGTGTTCCTGTCATAATTGACACTGTTCATCAGAAAGTTGCGTGTTTGGTATGCTGCACCGAGAGCTGTGCAAATCCGACCTGCTGACACCTGTTTTCTTATTACTCAAATCAGTTTCTATTAGATCTGTTTTTTAGTCAAATCTAGTTTATCTTAGATTAGTATAATGTTGCATTCAACCAGATACAGAGTAGATAAACCCACAAACACAAAAACGACTCAAAAATGAACGACTATGACTATATGACCTGAAATTATTGCCAAAGGCGCAACTGAATTTGTAGTTGTTGCATAACCACAGCTTTCGTCGACAATGAGCAAAATCAAGAAATCCAGCCACTGAAGTACCTGCAAATATCTGTAGAGGAACATATCTTGAAGGAGAGCCTTGTTGACATCAGGTTTCGCAATGTTATTAAGCCTCCGTTCCCCTGGCTCTTCTTCCTTCCTTAAGTTCTAAAGAATGAGCTTTTGATGCCCAAATTAATGACCTGGTTTTCAAAGAAGAGTTCCCATATGAGACAGAGGATTCTGAAGAAATAACGGTATATATGAATTTGTAACCAACTAGAAAATTCACATAGTTTACAATCAAATGAATTTAAAATGTAGGAAATAAatttaaataaaataaaagataCAACTATTGGTTTCCTATAGGAATTCACATATACTCGACCAAATCATTACGAAGTTTTTATAGGTCTGGATATAAAGTAGTGATTTGGGCCTTTCTGCGCAGCTTAGGTGGAAGACGAAGAATGTGAGATGCCCGATCACGCATTTCATGATGAAATTGAATGAAATGTGCAAACGTTGCCGCTCCACTCTCCGGCTTAACCAAATCACCCTGGTAATCCTGCCCATTGGTCACAGATGTCGTCATCGCGCTCATCCTCTACGATCATggtgtgcatgatcacacaagtagTCATCACCTCCCACATAGTTTCATCGCTCCATGTTCTAGTAGGGTGTCGAACAATAGCCCAACGAGATTGAAGCACACAAAAAGCACGCTCCACATCCTTCCTAGTACCCTCTTTCTTCGTCAAACCTAACCCTCTTCTCTTCTTGGGGCTCAGCGATTGTCTTCACAAATTTAGA from Triticum urartu cultivar G1812 chromosome 3, Tu2.1, whole genome shotgun sequence encodes:
- the LOC125544703 gene encoding subtilisin-like protease SBT5.6 produces the protein MKTAGGAMSRLPFFLFLCLFSFFTASASTKQGQVYIVYLGEDAGAKSKGAILDDHHALLLSVKGSEEEARASLLYSYKHTLNGFAALLSEEEATKLSERTEVVSTFRSDGRWSPHTTRSWEFVGLEEGLSQGWLPSGAHAGENVIVGMLDSGIWPESRSFSDEGLGPVPARWKGVCQEGDSFNSSSCNRKVIGARYYLKAYEAHNGRLNTTYAYRSPRDHDGHGTHTASTVAGRTVPGVAALGGFAAGTASGGAPLARLAIYKVCWPIPGPNPNIENTCFDADMLAAMDDAVGDGVDVMSVSIGSNGKPPRLPDDGVAMGALHAARRGVVVVCSGGNSGPAPATVSNLAPWILTVGASSIDRSFNSPIRLGNGMVIMGQTVTPYQLPANRTYPMVYAAHAVVPGTPANVTNQCLPNSLSPKKVRGKIVVCLRGSGLRVGKGLEVKRAGGAAIVLGNPPMYGSEVPVDAHVLPGTAVSMAGVNTILKYINSSANPTAYLDRSRTVVDVKPSPVMAQFSSRGPNALEPSILKPDVTAPGLNILAAWSEASSPTKLDGDDRVVKYNIISGTSMSCPHVSATAVLLKSAHPDWSTAAFRSAIMTTATAYNAEGGPIMNADGTVAGPMDYGSGHIRPRHALDPGLVYDASFQDYLLYACASEGAQLDHSFPCPASPPRPHELNYPSVAIHGLNGSTTVHRTVTNVGEHGARYSVAVVEPMGFSVKVSPTSLAFARTGEKKSFTIKIAATGKRSRRLKMKYLAGSYTWSDGVHAVRSPVVVLVA